A genome region from bacterium includes the following:
- a CDS encoding radical SAM protein — translation MSLYIQITKRCNMSCNHCSFSCGERGPDMDAAIFRRVLELSEREETPITLGGGEPTLHPLFMDFLWRSIRAKAALTYELGMPAVGLVTNGSRTAVALELAALAKVGVICASVSRDEFHDPIDPQVFRAFEPSKQPGIIGGSIRWA, via the coding sequence ATGAGCCTCTACATCCAGATCACCAAACGCTGCAACATGAGCTGCAATCACTGCAGCTTCAGTTGCGGTGAACGCGGCCCGGACATGGACGCCGCAATATTTCGTCGGGTGCTCGAACTCTCCGAGCGAGAAGAAACTCCCATCACCTTGGGTGGCGGTGAACCGACGCTGCATCCTCTCTTCATGGATTTTCTGTGGAGGTCCATACGAGCGAAGGCAGCCCTGACCTACGAATTGGGGATGCCAGCAGTCGGCTTGGTCACCAACGGCAGCCGGACCGCTGTCGCTCTCGAATTGGCCGCGCTCGCCAAAGTCGGCGTGATTTGTGCCAGTGTTTCACGGGACGAATTCCACGACCCTATTGATCCCCAAGTATTCCGCGCCTTCGAACCTTCCAAACAACCGGGGATTATCGGAGGATCAATACGCTGGGCTTGA